TGGTCAGGGCCCTGATCCAGACGGGCGGGCTCGGCCTCGCCGCGGTGCGCCGCGTCATCGAAGTGGTCGACGGACCCGCCCCCGAGCGCCTGGACCTGCTGGCCGTCGCGCAGCAGGCGCTGCTCGGCGAGCCGGAGAAGGGCGGACCAGCGGAGGGCGAGCCCGCTAAGAAGAGTGGGCCTGCTGAGGAGCGCGGGCGTGCTGAGGCGGGCGAGCCTGCGGAGCAGGAGCCGGTGGCGGGCTACCGGATCCGGCACGGCCTGCCCCCGTCGGCCGACGTGCCGGGCACGCCCGATCCGGGCAGTCGCGCCGCCGCCTGGCTCGCCGAGCACGGCTGGGCGACCTGGCCGGACGACCGCCTCGCCGCCCGGCTCGAGAGCGCCTGGCTGGCCTGTGACCAGGCCGGGATTTCCGTGGACGAGGCGATGATGCACGCCTACGCCGATGGGATGGAGCAGATCGCCCGCATCGACGTCGACTCGGTGCCGCGGGAGGCCGAGGACGCGGTGCGGCGCGTGGTCGTCGGCACCGTCATGATCGAGCAGGTGCTCTCTGCGCTGCGCCTGCTCGCCCAGCGCCAGGTGTCCTGGCAGCTGCTCGGCCCGGAGCTGCCGGGCATCCCCGGGGGGCCGGCTGTGCCCGAGACACGCCGCGCTCCCGAGGTGCCGGATGCCCCCGAGTCGCCGGATACCCCCTAGATGCCGGGGCGGGAATGACCGGCTCCGTGAACTCCGCGCGCGGCCCGGTGCGCCGCACGATGCCTCGCCCGATGGGCTGCCCGGCCCACACACTGACTCACCCCCGCCGATTCATCGCCGCACGAGGTACTCCATGAGCGAGACGCCGCTTGCGAAGTTCTGCGTGCGCACGAGGTCCAGGCGCATCGGGGCGTAGTCGCCCGGGGCGAACAGGGGCACGCCGTTGCCGAACAGCAGCGGCTGGCGCTTGAGGATCAGGCGGTCGATCTCGCCGCGCAGCTGCGTGGCCAGCTGCGCTCCGCCGCACAGCCAGATGTCCTTGCCGCCGCGGTGGCGCAGCTCCCGCACCACCTCCACCGGATCCTCGGCCGTGACCCGCAGGTTCTCCGCCTCCGGGAGGTCACGATGGGTGAACACGATCTGCTCGAGGTGGGAGTAGGGGTTCGGGGCGCCCGGCAGACCGACCCCGTGGGTGTTCGCGCCCATCAGCACCGTGGAGAAGCGACCGATGTGCTGGTCGAGGCCGAGCTGCGCGGCGCCCGCGGTGGGGACGGCGTCCGGGAACTCCGCGAACTGCGCGTCCATGTGGTCGCCCTCGTAGAGGAAGTCCCCGATCTGGTGCTCAGGCCCGGCGATGTACCCGTCCAGGGGCACCGCCACGTAGTACACGAGCTCGCGCATGGGAGCCTCCCGGCTGTGCTGACGCCGCCGCACGGAACGCGG
This genomic interval from Brachybacterium aquaticum contains the following:
- a CDS encoding dihydrofolate reductase family protein → MRELVYYVAVPLDGYIAGPEHQIGDFLYEGDHMDAQFAEFPDAVPTAGAAQLGLDQHIGRFSTVLMGANTHGVGLPGAPNPYSHLEQIVFTHRDLPEAENLRVTAEDPVEVVRELRHRGGKDIWLCGGAQLATQLRGEIDRLILKRQPLLFGNGVPLFAPGDYAPMRLDLVRTQNFASGVSLMEYLVRR
- a CDS encoding MerR family transcriptional regulator → MRISELSARTDVAVGTIKYYLREGLVPPGRSTSRTTAEYDETHVERIRLVRALIQTGGLGLAAVRRVIEVVDGPAPERLDLLAVAQQALLGEPEKGGPAEGEPAKKSGPAEERGRAEAGEPAEQEPVAGYRIRHGLPPSADVPGTPDPGSRAAAWLAEHGWATWPDDRLAARLESAWLACDQAGISVDEAMMHAYADGMEQIARIDVDSVPREAEDAVRRVVVGTVMIEQVLSALRLLAQRQVSWQLLGPELPGIPGGPAVPETRRAPEVPDAPESPDTP